From the Aquitalea magnusonii genome, one window contains:
- a CDS encoding OmpP1/FadL family transporter → MKQRGIQIALLLAGLVPSSWATNGYFANGYSVKSEGIAGIGIALPQDTLAIAANPAGLTSIGNRLDVGANLFTPKRSASISGNGAGLNGQYDGNATRDFVIPELGYSQQLTPELVAGVALYGNGGMNTDYQRNPFAAVGGKGSAGVELSQLFVSPAIAWKLNETQSLGLALNLAYQTFTAKGLDGFAGFSSSAANLDSNRRDSSTGVGLRLGWSGKLSEQLTLGATWSSRIRMSKFDDYRGLFADQGSFDIPENYGVGLSYQLTPSVLLAGEYQRIRFSQVGSIANSVDSLFSGKQLGSNQGPGFGWQDINVYRLGISYTLNDNWTLRGGYSHSDQAVPASQTLFNILAPGVVQNHATVGLSWKVSKDSELSAAYVHGFKQTVHGQGSIPNALGGGEADISLSENLFGLAWGWKF, encoded by the coding sequence ATGAAACAAAGAGGAATTCAAATAGCACTGCTGTTGGCAGGGCTGGTACCCAGCAGTTGGGCAACCAATGGTTATTTCGCCAATGGTTATAGCGTCAAATCAGAAGGCATCGCCGGCATCGGCATTGCCTTGCCACAGGATACGCTGGCCATCGCGGCCAATCCAGCCGGGCTGACCAGCATTGGCAACCGGCTGGATGTCGGAGCCAACCTGTTTACCCCAAAGCGTTCCGCCAGCATCAGCGGTAATGGTGCCGGGCTCAATGGCCAGTACGATGGCAATGCAACCCGCGATTTTGTCATTCCGGAGCTGGGGTACAGCCAGCAACTGACCCCCGAACTGGTGGCCGGGGTGGCCCTGTATGGCAATGGCGGCATGAATACCGATTATCAGCGCAACCCCTTTGCCGCCGTGGGCGGCAAAGGCAGTGCCGGGGTTGAGCTGTCGCAACTGTTTGTGTCACCCGCCATCGCCTGGAAGCTGAACGAAACGCAAAGCCTGGGCCTGGCCTTGAATCTGGCGTATCAGACATTCACCGCCAAAGGGCTGGATGGCTTTGCCGGTTTCTCATCCTCTGCGGCCAATCTGGATAGTAATCGGCGCGACAGTTCGACCGGTGTCGGACTGAGGCTGGGCTGGAGTGGCAAGCTGTCCGAGCAGTTGACGCTGGGCGCTACCTGGTCTTCGCGTATCCGCATGAGCAAGTTTGACGATTACCGCGGCCTGTTTGCCGATCAGGGCAGTTTTGACATTCCGGAAAACTACGGTGTCGGCTTGAGCTATCAACTGACGCCAAGCGTGTTGCTGGCGGGGGAATACCAGCGCATCCGCTTCAGCCAGGTCGGCTCGATTGCCAACAGCGTGGACAGCCTGTTCAGCGGCAAGCAGCTTGGCAGCAATCAGGGGCCGGGCTTTGGCTGGCAGGACATCAATGTCTATCGCCTGGGCATCAGCTACACGCTGAACGACAACTGGACGCTACGCGGCGGTTACAGTCATTCCGATCAAGCCGTGCCGGCCAGTCAGACGCTGTTCAACATCCTGGCACCCGGTGTCGTGCAAAACCACGCCACCGTCGGCCTGAGCTGGAAAGTCAGCAAGGATAGCGAACTGAGCGCGGCCTATGTGCATGGTTTCAAGCAGACGGTGCATGGCCAGGGTTCAATCCCGAACGCACTGGGCGGTGGCGAAGCGGACATCAGCCTGTCGGAGAACCTGTTCGGCCTGGCCTGGGGCTGGAAGTTTTAA
- a CDS encoding amino acid ABC transporter ATP-binding protein: MLFDQASYGLAPQMVKAVLDVMEALAKQGRAMMCVTHDMGFARKVAKRVICINRGQTVDDCSKHACFGGSASRPAHAAQFLWKILRH; encoded by the coding sequence ATGTTGTTTGACCAAGCCAGCTATGGGCTGGCCCCGCAGATGGTGAAGGCAGTGCTGGATGTGATGGAGGCGCTGGCCAAACAGGGCAGGGCCATGATGTGTGTCACCCACGACATGGGTTTCGCCCGCAAAGTGGCCAAGCGGGTGATTTGCATCAACCGGGGCCAGACCGTGGACGATTGCAGCAAGCACGCATGCTTTGGTGGCAGTGCTTCCAGACCAGCACATGCAGCGCAATTCCTGTGGAAAATCCTGCGGCATTAG